DNA sequence from the Halorussus limi genome:
CGCGACGCCCCCGGCCAGAATAACCCCGAGGAACTCCCAACTCGTCATCCAGACCGGGCGAATCCAGGGCGTGACGTGGGCCCACGTCCGGGCGAACTCCTCGGCCTGCGCGGCGAAGGGCGTCCCCTCGAACGTCTCGACCAGCCAGAACGAGACGGTCTTCGTGCCCTGTCCCGAGACCTTCAGACCGCTTCCGCTGAGGTCGTAGCTCCCCGACTTCCCGAGATCGCGCATCGTCGGACCGCCCGCCTCGTCGCCGTAGGTGATGCGCTCGGCGTCGTAGGGCGCCCACGGCGCGTGGAACTCCCAGACGACCTTGCCGGTCGGCGTCGTCTCGAAGACGCGGTGGTGCATCGTGTCCACGACCAGCGTGTTCCCGTTGGGAAGGCGGTCGGCGTCGCGGGGCCAGTTGAGACCGCGCGTGCCGACGCTCCACGTCTTCGTCCACCCGCTTCCGACCGGCGCGTCGGCGTCGGTCTTGGCGTACTCCACGATGCGGTCGTTCTCGCTGTCGGCGACCAGCATCGTCGGCGTGCCGTTCTCGCTTTCGAGATACTGCGGGTTGTGCTGTTCGTAGAGGGTGTCGTGGTCGTCGTCGCTCCCGAGTCGCATCGTCACGCTGTCGGTCGAGCGATTCACGACGATTACTTGGTCGAAGTTCCGCGGCGAGACCAGATACTCGCCCGCGCCGATTTTGTCCACGTCGTTGACGTGGGTCCAGTCGTTCTTGCCGCCGCCACCGGAGGCCTCGTAGCCGTGTTCCTCGAACTTCCACTCCCAGACGGTCTCGTCGGTCGTCATGTTGTGGACGAAGATGCGGTCGTTCCTGTCGGGCGCGCGCATGTTGGCGACCAGCAGTTGGTCGCCGTTGATGAGGTCCACGTCGTGTGTATCGTGGATGGGCAGGCGCTCGGTCCAGACTCGCTCTTGGGTCTCGGGGTTCAACTCGTAGACCAGCGTGGCGTTCGGCGTCGTCGCGGTCACGAGCAGGTTCCGATTGTCGAGCGGGTCCACGTCGTAGAACCAGCGGGCGTCGAACCCGGACCCGTCGTGGACCCACTTCACGTCTCCGCGGGGACCGACCGCGACGAGACGCGCGGGCTTGTCCTCGTTGGCCATCCCCTTGAAGTGAAAGCCCTGAATCGAGATGACCGTCGTGCCGTTCGCGGGTTCGTCCACCGACGCGCGGAGGTTCGTCGGGTTCTCGGTCGTGGCGAAGTGGGTCGCACCCGAGATGACTGCGGGCGCGGCCAGCGAGAGGACGAGGAGCGCAATCACACCGCGGACCAACCACTGCCGCGAGACATCGCGGACGGAGTCCGGGCGAGAGGGCAGGTTCATATCACCGTGAACGAAGCCGACGGAATTAAACGGTGGGGTACTCAGACGGGCAGTCGGTCGGCGAACGCCTCGACGCCGTCGTCGTCCACGCCGTAACCCGTCACTCGGCGGCCGTTGCGCGTGAAGGTGGTGTACTCCGAGGACATCACGCCGATGACGCGGTCGACGGGAATCGAGACGTAGTCGTACTCGCCGGTCGCGACTTGGTCGAAGCCGACGACCCAGTCCCAGTCCTCGATGAGAAACGCGGCGTCGACCTTGGTCGCCTCCTCGTCGGCGTAGTAGATGCTCGCTATCGGGTCCTCCCCCGGTCCGGTGATATCTGGTTCGTCCATCGTCGAACTGATAAATCGACAGCTAACGAGATAAGTGTTTCCGCGGCGAGAGGACGGCTCGGAGCGGTTCGACGAGAGGAAAGCGGAGTCGGCGGTTCAGACGTTGCCCTGCAGGACGCCGCTCGTCCGGACGAAGAAGTACAGGACGAACGCGGCCGCTAGCGCCCAGTGGCCCGGCCGGGTGTCGTCGAGTTCGCCCGCGGCGAGTTTGACGACGGGGTACGAGACGATGCCCGCGGCGATGCCGTAGGCGATGGAGAACGCGAACGGCATCATCAGGATGGTCATGCCGGCCGGGACGACGTTCGTGATGTCGTTCCAGTCGATGTCGACCACGTTCTGGAACATCACGACGCCGATGACGACCAGCGCGATGTGGGAGGCGTACATCGGAATCGCCGCGGCGATGGGGATGAACGCCAGCGCGAGCAGGAAGAGGACCGCGACGGTCAGCGCGGTCATCCCGGTCCGACCGCCCTCTTCGACGCCCGACGCCGACTCGATGTAGGTCGTGACCGTCGAGGTGCCGAGCATCCCGCCGACCGTGGTGCCGACGGCGTCGGCCATCAGCGGCCGGTCGATGTCGGGGAGGTTCCCGTTCTCGTCGAGGAAGCCCGCCATCTGCGAGACGCCGGTGAGGGTGCCCGCGGTGTCGAAGAAGTCCACGAAGAAGAAGGTGAAGACGACCAGCGCGAACGAGAACGCCTCCACGTTTCCGAGACCGCTGAGGAAGGCTCCGGCGACCGGCGCGATGTTGTACGTCGCCTGCGTCGAACCGGGAGTCAGCGCTCCCCCGGAGACGAGACCGAGCCACTCGGCCCCGTAGCCCAGTCCGGTAGTGAAGAGGATACCCACGACGATGGAACCCGGAATGCCGCGGGCGTAGAGCGCGAAGGTGACGAAGAGACCGACGATGGAGACGATCGCGACCGGACTCTGACCGATCTGGGCCAGCGCGACGATGGTTCCGGCCTCGCCGGTGATGATGCCCATCGCTTCGAGTCCGATGATAGCGAGGAAGAGTCCGATTCCCGTTCCGACAGCCAACTTCACGGGTTCGGGGAAGAGTTTGATGATGTACTCGCGCGCGCCGACCGCGGTGAGCGCGATGAAGACGATTCCTTCGACCACGACCGCCGCGAGGGCGGTCTGCCACGGGATTCCGAGCGCCCCGACGACGGTGAACGCGAAGAAGGCGTTCAGTCCGAGACCCGGCGCCTGCGCGAACGGTCGGTTCGCGTAGAACGCCATCGTCAGCGTCGCCACCGCCGCCGCGATGATGGTGACGACGGCGAGCATCGATTGGGTCTGGCTCGCGTTGTAGCCCTGCAAGTCGATGGCCTGCGCGAGGATGGACGGGTTGACCACGACGATGTAGCTCATCGTCAGGAACGTGGTCACGCCCGCGAGAATCTCCGTCCGAAGGTCTGTGCCGTGTTCTTCGAAGCCGAAGTACTCCGCGAGCGCGCCGGTCGCACCCGAGTCGGAGCGGGAGTCAGTTGTTTCTTCGATCCCCATGTTGCACGAGTGGGCATAGTCTCGAAAGCGTACTTAAGCATTCCCATCGAATCGAACCAAATATGCGTAATCGTGCATCAATACGCCGCATAAATCCGTGAGAAAATCGGGAACCCTGCACGGACGTGCCTACGTCGCCGCCGACAGCACGTCGCCCGTCCGGACGAAGAAGTACAGGACGAACGCGGCCGCGAGAAGCCACTGGCCCGCCGAGACGTCGCGCCGTTCGCCGGCCGCGAGCTTTATCAGCGGATAGGAGACGATTCCGGCCGCGATGCCGTAGGCGATGGAGTAGGTGAACGGCATCAACAGGACGGTCAGTCCCGCGGGAACGACGTGCGTGATGTCGTCCCAGTCGATGTCCACGACGTTCTGCAGCATGACGACGCCGATGACGACCACCGCGATGTGGGAGGCGTAGAGCGGAATCGCGGCCGCTAGCGGCACCACCGCGAGGGCGGCCACGAAGAGGAGGCCGACGACCAGCGCGGTCATGCCGGTCCGGCCGCCCTCCTCGATACCGGTCGCCGACTCGATGTAGGTCGTGACGGTCGACGTTCCCAGCGCGCCGCCGACCGTCGTCGCGACGGCGTCGGCCATGAGCGGTCTCTCGGCGTCCGGGAGGTTGCCGTCCTCGTCGAGGAAGCCCGCGATTTGCGAGACGCCGGTCAGCGCGCCCGCGGTGTTGAAGAAGTCCACGAAGAACAGCATGAACACGACCAGCGCGAACGCGGGCAGGTCCACCGTCTCGAACCCGGCGACGAACGACCCGGCCAGCGGCGAGATGTCGTACGTCGGCGAGACGCTCCCCGCGACGAGGCCCGCGCTCTCGGGGACGAGTCCGACCGCGGTGACCAGCCATCCGAGCAGCGTCGTCCCGACGATGCCCAAGACGACCGACCCCGGCACGTCGCGGGCATAGAGGCCGAACGTCCCCAGCAGGCCGACGACCGAGACCATCGCGACCGGGTCGGAGGCGACGCCCCCGAGCGTCACGAGCGTCGCGGGGTCGGCGACCACGACGCGCATCTCCTTCAGACCGATGAGCGCCAGAAACAGTCCGATTCCGGTCCCGACCGAGAACTTGACCGGTTTCGGGAACAGTCGCATGATAAACGTCCGCGCGCCGACGAGGGTCAGCGCGGCGAACAGTATCCCCTCGACGAACACCGCGGCGAGCGCGGTCCGCCACGGGACGCCCATCGCCCCGACGACGGTGAACGCGAAGAAGGCGTTCAGCCCCATCCCCGGCGCCTGCGCGAACGGTCGGTTCGCGTAGAGGGCCATGACGAGCGTCCCGGTCGCGGCCGCAATAATCGTGACGACCGCGAGCATCGCACGCACCTCTCCGGTGGAGTGCCCCGCGATGCTGATGCCGTCCTGCACGGCGCTCTGCGGGTTGTCCGCCAGCACGGCGGGGTTGACCACGACGATGTAGCTCATCGTCAGAAACGTGGTCAGTCCCGCCGTCACCTCCGTGCGAACGTCGGTGTTCCAGCGCTCGAACTCGAAGTACTCGGCGGCGGACTCGAAGACTCCCATTACCACCAATCGCCCAGTTGTATCGCGAATTTAACCGTGTCGAATCCACCCAGTAGGTTTCAAACCGCCGACGAGACGCGCCGTTCGGCTAGTCTTCGAACGTCGTCAGCGCGCCCACGGGGGCGTCGGTCCGGCCCTTCGCGCGGTCGAGTCCCTCGTCCCCGGCGGCGATGAGCGCGAACACGCCGCCGACGCGGGCGTCCGCGCGGTCCACGATGTCCAACAGCAGTTCTTGGGTCTCGCCCGACCGGATGAGGTCGTCGACGACCAGCACGGTCTCGCCCGCGTCGATGGCCGAGGCCGGCAGGTAGTACGTGAGTTCGATGCCCGACTGGAGGCGCTGGCGCGACTCGATGAACTCCTCGACGGCGGTCTCCTTGGACTTCTTGGCGTAGGCGACTCGCGCGTCGAAGTTCCGGGCCATCGCGGACCCGAGAGTGATGCCGTCGGTAGCCGCGGTCAGCACCACGTCGGGTCGGTCGAACCCGAGCGACTCGGCCGCGACGGGGGCCACGAGGTCGAGGAACGACTGGTCGAAGACGACCTCCGAGTTGTCGACGTACCCCTCGTCGTCCACCCGAATTCGGGCCTCCAGTTCGGCGGCGAGTTCGTCCCGGCCCACGCCGCCGACGATATCCTCCGCTCGGTCCACGCTCGGCAGGACGTGGCCGTTGACGTAGCGGTTCAGGTCGCCCGCAGGGAGACCCGTCACCTCGGCGAGTTCGTCGTACGTTCGAGTCTCCTTCAGCATCCGGAGGACGGCGACCGCCTGCAACTGCAGGGTCGCCTTCTCTGCGCGGTTCATGTTCTGCGTGGTCGTATTCCACGAACTTGAATAGACCGATAGGAGAGCGCGAGGATATTGGCAGAACTGCGTAACTGTGGTTCCGCGTTGTCACGAAAGCACGCTTCGCCGCGTGACCGTTTCGCCGCGCAACCGTTTCGCCGCGCAACCGCGATTACTCCGCGTCGAGCAACTCGCTCGCGGTCAGGAGCGATTCGAGTTCCACGTCGTAGTCGGCCAGATTCTCGGCCGCGCCCTCCTCGCGGTCCACGACCACGAGGACGCGGTTCACCGTCGCTCCGGCGTCGCGCAGGGCCTCGACGGCGTCGGCCGCGCTCTGGCCGGTCGTGGCGATGTCTTCGAGGACGACGACCTCCTCGCCCTCGTCGAGTCGGCCCTCCACGAGGTTGGCCGTGCCGTAGTCCTTCTGCTGTTTCCGGGCGATGACGTAGGGATTCCCGGTCTCGACGCTCGTGACGGCCACGAGCGGAACGCCCCCGAGCGCCACGCCCGCGAGCTTCTTCTCGCCGACTCGCTCGGCGAACGCTCCGGCTATCAGTTCGAGACAGCGGGGGTCGGTCTCGAAGAGATACTTGTCTACGTAGTAGTCGCTGGTCCCGCCGTGCGAGAGTTCGAATTCGCCGTACTTGACCGCGTCAGCCTCTCGGAGCGCCGCGATGAGTTCCTCGTTCGCCATGTTGAGGACTCGGGGCGGCGGGAGTGATAAGCAGTTTCGTTTTCCGCGAGACGCCTCCGTTCCGGCAGTGTACAGCCTACTTCTCGGTCGCGCACGCGTCCACCCACTCGTCGGCCCAGCCTTCCAGTTCGGCGAAGACGGGGCAGAGCTGTCGGCTCTTCTCGGTTAGACTGTAGTACGTGGCGATGGGCTTGTCCTCGACCCGGCGGTTCACGAGACCGACCTCCTCCAAGTCGTCGAGGACCCGCGAGAGCGTCCGGGAACTCGCGTCGGTCGAGCGCTGGAGTTCGTTGAACCGCTTCTCGCCGTCGCCGTGGAGGTCGTGGAGGACGACGAGTCGCCACTGGGAGCCGATTTGCTCGATGGCCTCTACGACGGGACACGCCTCGGCGTTCTTGGTCTCGGTCGCGTCGGTCTGGGAGTGGATGGACGACATAGGTGTGAGTTACTACCCGTATTATCGACAAGCGCACAAATAGGTTCCGTTCCGAAGTAGGTAACGTAACGAAACCAGGTGTAATTTCGCAAGCACCGGTTCGCGCCGAACGCCGTCGCTCCGACTTCAACGGGAGTGAGCGCCTGATGCGGCCGACCCCGTCAGTTCGGTCGCGTTCCTCGCCGGTCGGTTCTCGCGTTCGGGGGTTTCGACCGCTTCGGGTAGGCCGACCAGATGGCGCGGTTACGCCGGGGCTAACGGTGCGCCGGTATCCGACTCTCGGTGTACGGGCCGAGTGTGCTGGTCGTCGCTGGCGGCCTGTCCGTCGCTCTCGGCGTCTGAGGGTTTTAACCTCGCCTCTCGAAAAGATATAACTATGTTTTAGAAATAAGAATATTTGTAAGACAATTGCAGAGCGTTCCAAGCTGGCAGAGCAGTGCTACTGCGGTGGCGGAGCGGTACGCCGTGCCGTCGGCGACTGCGCTCGCAATAAAACGGTCGTTCAGTATGGCTCGTCCTTCAGACCGAGTCCGTAGGCGATGCCGTTCGTCACCAGATGCAGGAGCGGCGTCACCACGACGACGACGGCCACCACCGGCAGGGTGAACACGTCGCCGAACCAGTCCGGCGCGGCCAGAAACGCGAACAACAGCGCGAACACCACGAAGTCGAGTTGGTCCACGCCGGGGAACGCCGCGCCGCGCTGGCGGCCGGTCCGGCGCTTGAGGAACGACGCCGCGATGTCGCCGAGCATCGCGCCCGCCGGGAGCGCGAACAGAACTCCGACCGGGAACGCCGGCAGCGAGACCCCGAGCAGG
Encoded proteins:
- a CDS encoding phosphoribosyltransferase family protein, coding for MNRAEKATLQLQAVAVLRMLKETRTYDELAEVTGLPAGDLNRYVNGHVLPSVDRAEDIVGGVGRDELAAELEARIRVDDEGYVDNSEVVFDQSFLDLVAPVAAESLGFDRPDVVLTAATDGITLGSAMARNFDARVAYAKKSKETAVEEFIESRQRLQSGIELTYYLPASAIDAGETVLVVDDLIRSGETQELLLDIVDRADARVGGVFALIAAGDEGLDRAKGRTDAPVGALTTFED
- a CDS encoding NCS2 family permease, with the protein product MGIEETTDSRSDSGATGALAEYFGFEEHGTDLRTEILAGVTTFLTMSYIVVVNPSILAQAIDLQGYNASQTQSMLAVVTIIAAAVATLTMAFYANRPFAQAPGLGLNAFFAFTVVGALGIPWQTALAAVVVEGIVFIALTAVGAREYIIKLFPEPVKLAVGTGIGLFLAIIGLEAMGIITGEAGTIVALAQIGQSPVAIVSIVGLFVTFALYARGIPGSIVVGILFTTGLGYGAEWLGLVSGGALTPGSTQATYNIAPVAGAFLSGLGNVEAFSFALVVFTFFFVDFFDTAGTLTGVSQMAGFLDENGNLPDIDRPLMADAVGTTVGGMLGTSTVTTYIESASGVEEGGRTGMTALTVAVLFLLALAFIPIAAAIPMYASHIALVVIGVVMFQNVVDIDWNDITNVVPAGMTILMMPFAFSIAYGIAAGIVSYPVVKLAAGELDDTRPGHWALAAAFVLYFFVRTSGVLQGNV
- a CDS encoding CDP-2,3-bis-(O-geranylgeranyl)-sn-glycerol synthase encodes the protein MGVFEIVAVALWAMLPAYVPNNAAVLAGGGRPIDGGRTWNGRRVLGDGKTWRGTATGILAGAALGLVLNAAEPSVSDLLGVSLPAFPVGVLFALPAGAMLGDIAASFLKRRTGRQRGAAFPGVDQLDFVVFALLFAFLAAPDWFGDVFTLPVVAVVVVVTPLLHLVTNGIAYGLGLKDEPY
- the pyrE gene encoding orotate phosphoribosyltransferase gives rise to the protein MANEELIAALREADAVKYGEFELSHGGTSDYYVDKYLFETDPRCLELIAGAFAERVGEKKLAGVALGGVPLVAVTSVETGNPYVIARKQQKDYGTANLVEGRLDEGEEVVVLEDIATTGQSAADAVEALRDAGATVNRVLVVVDREEGAAENLADYDVELESLLTASELLDAE
- a CDS encoding winged helix-turn-helix transcriptional regulator translates to MSSIHSQTDATETKNAEACPVVEAIEQIGSQWRLVVLHDLHGDGEKRFNELQRSTDASSRTLSRVLDDLEEVGLVNRRVEDKPIATYYSLTEKSRQLCPVFAELEGWADEWVDACATEK
- a CDS encoding NCS2 family permease; its protein translation is MGVFESAAEYFEFERWNTDVRTEVTAGLTTFLTMSYIVVVNPAVLADNPQSAVQDGISIAGHSTGEVRAMLAVVTIIAAATGTLVMALYANRPFAQAPGMGLNAFFAFTVVGAMGVPWRTALAAVFVEGILFAALTLVGARTFIMRLFPKPVKFSVGTGIGLFLALIGLKEMRVVVADPATLVTLGGVASDPVAMVSVVGLLGTFGLYARDVPGSVVLGIVGTTLLGWLVTAVGLVPESAGLVAGSVSPTYDISPLAGSFVAGFETVDLPAFALVVFMLFFVDFFNTAGALTGVSQIAGFLDEDGNLPDAERPLMADAVATTVGGALGTSTVTTYIESATGIEEGGRTGMTALVVGLLFVAALAVVPLAAAIPLYASHIAVVVIGVVMLQNVVDIDWDDITHVVPAGLTVLLMPFTYSIAYGIAAGIVSYPLIKLAAGERRDVSAGQWLLAAAFVLYFFVRTGDVLSAAT
- a CDS encoding arylsulfotransferase family protein, encoding MNLPSRPDSVRDVSRQWLVRGVIALLVLSLAAPAVISGATHFATTENPTNLRASVDEPANGTTVISIQGFHFKGMANEDKPARLVAVGPRGDVKWVHDGSGFDARWFYDVDPLDNRNLLVTATTPNATLVYELNPETQERVWTERLPIHDTHDVDLINGDQLLVANMRAPDRNDRIFVHNMTTDETVWEWKFEEHGYEASGGGGKNDWTHVNDVDKIGAGEYLVSPRNFDQVIVVNRSTDSVTMRLGSDDDHDTLYEQHNPQYLESENGTPTMLVADSENDRIVEYAKTDADAPVGSGWTKTWSVGTRGLNWPRDADRLPNGNTLVVDTMHHRVFETTPTGKVVWEFHAPWAPYDAERITYGDEAGGPTMRDLGKSGSYDLSGSGLKVSGQGTKTVSFWLVETFEGTPFAAQAEEFARTWAHVTPWIRPVWMTSWEFLGVILAGGVALAWGLGEAVYQRRRIRRGVSGLVGRVRRATE